The sequence GGGGGCACGCGCCCGGCAGTGGTGCTCTCACTGCTGCCGGGCCCTGCCTCTTGCCCCGATGGACTCTGGGTTTCAGTGGTGGCGGCACATGTCAGTGCCGACCTGCGCGCTGCACGGCACCCGAACGGGACACTGTCAGGGGATTCTCCACGGCGAGGGGGCGGACGGCGGCAGAGGCTGTGAGGGCCGGACGGCTGACGCTCTATTGCGCGATCAAGACTCGGCGGGTATCGACAGCGCTCGTGATCAATAGGCCTAGCCGGCCCCCGCCAGTCGGACACCGGTGATCAGGTCGGGGTGGAAGCGGACGACGTAGTCCATCTGCTGGCCCGGCCAGGGGTGGATCAGGATCCGGTATCGGGCCACGTCCCGGGGGTCGGTGACCAAGCGGCAGTAGCCGGTGGCCACGACGCTCCATCCGAGGCGGGTGTGGTGGTCGATGTCGTCGGCCTCGTAGGCGACCACGACGCCCTGGGCGCCGGCCTGCCGGGTCTGGGTCGTCAGGGCCGTGCCCTCGTGGGTGCGGATGACGATGTCGCCGTCGTCCACGATGTGGTTGACCGGGCGGATGGCCGGCAGCGCGTGCAGGGTGAAGACGATCCGGCCCAGGGGGATGCTGCCGAGGAGCCGCAGGGCCTCGGTGCTGTTCAGCTCGACCGAGCGCCGCCTGGTGGCATCGGCTGGCCGGGCGTCCTTGCGTACGGCACGGGGTTGGCGAGGCATGGGTGGCTGTCCTCTTGCGTCGCTCGGGGCCGGGCTGGGCCCGCCGGCAGGGTCTGAGCGATTCCGGTCGCTTCGGTGGTTCTTGAGGCTTCAGTAGACGTGAGGCGGTTGCCGCGGCGGCAGGGGCCGTTCGGCCCCTGTCCGCGGGTGAGCGGACTGTGCCAACTGGTCGCTTGGCCCGCCCGTCCAGCTGTCTGCCAGGTCATCGATGGGCGGGCCCGTCCAGTGGGGGGACGCGCGGATGGGAGCCGCCGTACGGCCCCCGGCAAGGTCGTCACCGGCGCGCGGCCTCGTCAAGCGGCCTGCCGTCCGCTGCTCCGCCGCTGGGAGGCGTACCCGCTCCTGCGCGAGCGCGCCACCACTCGCCTCGGCTCCCTGCCCCATCGGCTTGCTGCCCCACAGCCGGGCCTCGGCTGATCAGGACAGAGTCGGCCACCCAGCGGTGCACCACTGCTGCCGAGGGCCTGGTGCCGCCGCAGCGCGGTGGGCAACCAGTGCGGTGTTCAGGTCGTGATGCACAGGAAGGAGCGGGCAGGCGTCATCGGGGACGAGGGAACCGTCCGCCGGAATCGCGGCCAGCTCCAACGGCCTGCCATACGCGGCCAGTTGGCGAGCAGCCTCCGTGATCGCGGCCTGCCCAGCCGACGTCCACCCCTCCAACGCGGTCAGATCCAGTACCACCGGGCCCCTCCCGCGGGCCAGCGCCCAAGTGACGGCTCCACTGAAGCGGCCGGTGTCCTGCGGGCCGAGGTGGCCGGCCAGCGACAGAATGCCCAGGTGATCGTGTGTGCTGTAGCGCCACTGGAGCGTCATGGTGTCGTCACACGCCTTGTTCTCTACGGGGTCGATGAGGCCAGATCACAACGGCAGGGTTATCCATACACCTTTGCCACCGCCGTCCGCATCCGGCCGCACCGTCCAGGTGCCGCCCCACTCGGTGGCGAGCTCGGCAACGGTGGCCAGCCCGCCCCTGCTCTGCGGGAAGCTCAACGGGTCGAGCACGTACGGATGGCGGTCATGGACGGCGAAGGCCAGCATGTCGGCGCTTGCCGCGTAGGTGACGGTGAGCTGAGGCGAGGCCGCGGCGGCGTGCCGGACGCTGTTGGTGACCAGCTCGCTGAGCACCAGCAGGGCCGGTCCCAGGACGGGATGCCCGGGATTGATGCCCCAGCCCGCATAGGTCAGCTCGGCCGTTTCACGGGCCAGCCGGACCGAGGCGGGAACGGTCGGCGCGACGAGCACAGAGCGCATCGGCAGGGCAACGGGCTGAAGGGTCACCGGGACGTCGGCCTCCGCGCGCCAGGCGTCGCCC is a genomic window of Streptomyces gilvosporeus containing:
- a CDS encoding ATP-binding protein, whose product is MTLQPVALPMRSVLVAPTVPASVRLARETAELTYAGWGINPGHPVLGPALLVLSELVTNSVRHAAAASPQLTVTYAASADMLAFAVHDRHPYVLDPLSFPQSRGGLATVAELATEWGGTWTVRPDADGGGKGVWITLPL
- a CDS encoding pyridoxamine 5'-phosphate oxidase family protein — its product is MPRQPRAVRKDARPADATRRRSVELNSTEALRLLGSIPLGRIVFTLHALPAIRPVNHIVDDGDIVIRTHEGTALTTQTRQAGAQGVVVAYEADDIDHHTRLGWSVVATGYCRLVTDPRDVARYRILIHPWPGQQMDYVVRFHPDLITGVRLAGAG
- a CDS encoding STAS domain-containing protein, with product MTLQWRYSTHDHLGILSLAGHLGPQDTGRFSGAVTWALARGRGPVVLDLTALEGWTSAGQAAITEAARQLAAYGRPLELAAIPADGSLVPDDACPLLPVHHDLNTALVAHRAAAAPGPRQQWCTAGWPTLS